A single window of Candidatus Aminicenantes bacterium DNA harbors:
- a CDS encoding NADP-dependent malic enzyme has protein sequence MKKVTVEELLEKAAQPAKDAPRLHKFYKGKMGISLKCRVRDFNDFAIWYTPGVAAVCKEIQADKQKAYEYTNKWNSVAVISDGTRVLGLGDIGPEAGLPVMEGKGILYKYLGGVDAYPICLDEKDPDKIIAIGRALQPSFGGFNLEDIAQPKCFRILEELRAKCEIPVWHDDQQGTACVTVAGLLNALKIVKKNIAEAKITVVGAGASGINIAHQIMLAGANGDNMLSVDSKGILSRDRADRENLQKNFKEKWDICLRSNPKGKQGSIADALLGADVLISASTPGPGTIKPEWVKGMAKDAIVFAEANPIPEIWPWEAKEAGARIVATGRSDFPNQVNNSLGFPGIFRGALDVRARTITDGMCVAAARELAKVAEDKGIHEEYIIPNMDEWEVFPREAVAVGTKAIEEGVARFHFTAEERFKMANDTIRAARNEVQWMMKEGFILDPDK, from the coding sequence ATGAAGAAAGTCACCGTCGAAGAGCTGCTCGAGAAAGCCGCCCAACCGGCTAAGGACGCCCCCCGCCTGCACAAGTTCTACAAGGGCAAGATGGGCATAAGCCTGAAGTGCCGGGTCCGCGACTTCAACGACTTCGCCATCTGGTACACGCCCGGTGTCGCCGCCGTCTGCAAGGAGATCCAGGCCGACAAACAGAAGGCCTACGAGTACACCAACAAGTGGAACTCGGTGGCCGTCATCAGCGATGGGACGCGAGTCCTCGGACTGGGCGACATCGGTCCCGAAGCGGGCCTGCCGGTCATGGAGGGCAAGGGCATCCTCTACAAGTACCTCGGCGGCGTCGACGCCTACCCGATCTGCCTCGACGAAAAGGATCCCGACAAGATCATCGCGATCGGCCGGGCCCTCCAGCCGTCCTTCGGTGGATTCAACCTCGAGGACATCGCCCAGCCCAAGTGCTTCCGGATCCTCGAAGAGCTGCGGGCCAAGTGCGAGATCCCGGTCTGGCACGACGACCAGCAGGGCACGGCCTGCGTCACCGTGGCCGGCCTGCTCAACGCCCTTAAGATCGTCAAGAAGAACATCGCCGAGGCTAAGATTACCGTCGTCGGCGCCGGCGCCTCGGGCATCAACATCGCCCACCAGATCATGCTGGCCGGAGCCAACGGGGACAACATGCTCTCGGTCGATTCCAAGGGCATCCTGTCCCGCGACCGGGCCGACCGGGAGAACCTGCAGAAGAACTTCAAGGAAAAGTGGGACATATGCCTGCGGTCAAACCCCAAGGGCAAGCAGGGCTCGATCGCCGACGCCCTCCTGGGCGCCGACGTCCTCATCAGCGCGTCGACGCCGGGTCCGGGCACGATCAAGCCCGAGTGGGTCAAAGGCATGGCCAAAGACGCCATCGTCTTCGCCGAGGCCAATCCCATCCCGGAGATCTGGCCCTGGGAGGCCAAAGAGGCCGGGGCCCGGATCGTGGCCACCGGACGGAGCGATTTCCCCAACCAGGTCAACAACTCGCTGGGCTTCCCCGGCATCTTCCGCGGCGCGCTCGATGTCCGGGCCAGAACGATTACCGACGGCATGTGCGTCGCCGCCGCCCGCGAGCTGGCCAAGGTGGCCGAGGACAAGGGCATCCACGAGGAATACATCATCCCGAACATGGACGAGTGGGAGGTTTTCCCGCGCGAGGCCGTGGCCGTCGGGACCAAGGCCATCGAGGAAGGCGTCGCCCGATTCCATTTCACGGCCGAGGAACGGTTCAAGATGGCCAACGACACCATCCGGGCCGCCCGCAACGAAGTCCAGTGGATGATGAAGGAAGGCTTCATCCTCGACCCGGACAAGTGA
- a CDS encoding NADH-quinone oxidoreductase subunit I: MRRSLGLLWALVGGAAITARHFLVNMVFHTLALVGIKTRRRGAVTIQYPEKKKPLAARHRSLHRIVPRPDGKPRCVACLLCVTVCPSECIFVEAAEDPDPEIQKTAARFEIDLARCCFCGFCVEACPEDAIRMDTGTIDLAAGSRRDLVYSLDRLLR; the protein is encoded by the coding sequence ATGCGGCGCAGTCTCGGGCTTCTCTGGGCGCTGGTCGGGGGCGCGGCCATCACGGCCCGCCATTTCCTGGTCAATATGGTCTTCCACACCCTGGCCCTCGTCGGGATCAAGACCCGGCGCCGCGGGGCGGTGACCATCCAGTATCCCGAGAAGAAGAAGCCTCTGGCGGCCCGCCATCGCAGCCTGCATCGGATCGTGCCGCGCCCGGACGGCAAGCCTCGCTGCGTCGCCTGCCTTCTCTGCGTCACGGTCTGCCCGTCCGAGTGCATCTTTGTGGAAGCGGCCGAGGACCCCGACCCGGAGATCCAGAAGACGGCCGCCCGCTTCGAGATTGATCTGGCCCGCTGCTGCTTCTGCGGCTTCTGCGTCGAAGCCTGCCCCGAGGACGCCATCCGGATGGATACGGGGACGATCGACCTCGCTGCCGGATCGCGCCGGGACCTCGTTTACAGCCTGGATCGGCTCCTGCGGTAG
- a CDS encoding NADH-quinone oxidoreductase subunit H has translation MSEILIFFIKTAVLLVWFLVFTLYLTWLERKESAVIQDRIGANRAKILGLRIVGLFQPIADAIKMIFKEDFVPRFGNRVLHTLAPLLSFFFVAVTIAAVPIGPTIRIGSGLVSLQVFDADIGLLFVLAMLALGVYGVLLAGWASNSRFALLGSVRGAAQIISYEAALGLSLVGLIMVFPTLRMSEIVAYQGGLVAGFLPRWGVFLQPLGFLVFFVAALAETKRVPFDLPEGESEIIGFFAEYGGLKWGLFMMTDFMEVLIVAALITTLFFGGWQVPWLGADGFHFPWGGGWTWPAWLVAAVRILAFQVKVFFFCWLQILLRWTYPRLRYDQLMDLGWKLLIPLSLLNIVATALWVGR, from the coding sequence ATGAGCGAAATCCTGATCTTCTTCATCAAGACCGCCGTCCTGCTGGTCTGGTTCCTGGTCTTCACCCTCTACCTGACCTGGCTCGAGCGCAAGGAGAGCGCCGTCATTCAGGACCGGATCGGGGCCAATCGGGCCAAGATCCTGGGCTTGCGGATCGTCGGCCTGTTCCAGCCGATCGCCGATGCCATCAAGATGATCTTCAAGGAGGACTTCGTGCCGCGGTTCGGCAACCGCGTCCTCCACACTCTGGCCCCGCTGCTCTCGTTCTTCTTCGTCGCCGTGACGATCGCCGCGGTGCCGATCGGCCCGACCATCCGCATCGGCTCCGGACTCGTCTCCCTCCAGGTCTTCGATGCCGACATCGGCCTGCTGTTTGTGCTGGCCATGCTGGCCCTCGGCGTCTACGGCGTCCTTCTGGCCGGCTGGGCGTCCAACAGCCGATTCGCCCTCCTGGGCAGCGTCCGGGGCGCCGCTCAGATCATCTCCTACGAGGCGGCCCTGGGACTGTCGCTCGTCGGATTGATCATGGTTTTCCCGACTCTGCGGATGTCGGAAATCGTGGCCTACCAAGGCGGCCTGGTGGCCGGTTTCCTGCCCCGCTGGGGCGTCTTCCTCCAGCCCCTGGGTTTCCTGGTCTTCTTCGTCGCCGCCCTGGCGGAGACCAAGCGGGTGCCTTTCGACCTGCCGGAGGGGGAGTCCGAGATCATCGGCTTCTTCGCCGAATACGGCGGCTTGAAATGGGGCCTGTTCATGATGACGGATTTCATGGAGGTCCTCATCGTGGCGGCGCTCATCACGACGCTTTTCTTCGGCGGCTGGCAGGTTCCCTGGCTGGGGGCCGACGGCTTCCATTTTCCCTGGGGCGGAGGCTGGACCTGGCCCGCCTGGCTGGTCGCGGCCGTCCGCATCCTCGCCTTCCAGGTCAAGGTCTTCTTTTTCTGCTGGCTGCAGATTCTCCTGCGCTGGACCTATCCGCGCCTGCGCTACGACCAGCTGATGGACCTGGGCTGGAAGCTTCTGATCCCTTTGAGCCTGCTCAACATCGTCGCCACGGCCCTGTGGGTGGGGAGATAA
- a CDS encoding 2Fe-2S iron-sulfur cluster-binding protein translates to MIRIYFDGRPVWAREGATVLDAAKAAGIRIPHLCRHASLPPEGSCRICLVAVEGLPKLELACSTVVREEMKIATSSPSVREARRAVLELLLTEHPLDCPICDKAGECKLQNYAHEYGLTAGPFAEEQLRRDKLVPLGAGLILDRERCVLCTRCVRFLAAITGTRELGLFERGVRAEIGLYDDRPVASVDAGNLVDLCPVGAITDARFRFRTRPWFLEARPTICPFCARGCAMDADFHPGFARRPESSGIFRFRPRVNPEINGWWLCDRGRHESMGLVKNRLHGGREAADWKRLIADLAERLREMKTTGKQKEIAVLLSSRLTAEELFLASALFRAGLGVERFAFLDPREGAAEGLLLRPDRSANARGADRLGFDRSVDPAAAVTGSSLLIALAADPAGIAAWREPGVALAAIRTKILIAPQPTGLEEAFDLVLPSAGVFEKSGTFVSEGDRVQAFEPVHPPCPDVRSESWILASLGTALDLDAAVFSRPDDPSFAAAAMRAAHPDLGGGR, encoded by the coding sequence ATGATCCGGATTTACTTTGACGGCCGGCCCGTCTGGGCCAGGGAAGGCGCCACAGTGCTCGACGCGGCCAAGGCCGCGGGCATCCGCATTCCGCACCTCTGCCGCCATGCTTCTCTGCCGCCGGAGGGAAGCTGCCGGATTTGTTTGGTGGCCGTGGAAGGCCTGCCCAAGCTCGAGCTGGCCTGTTCGACCGTCGTGCGCGAGGAAATGAAGATCGCCACTTCGAGCCCGTCCGTCCGCGAGGCCCGCCGGGCCGTGCTGGAGCTTCTTCTCACCGAACACCCGCTGGATTGCCCGATCTGCGACAAGGCGGGCGAGTGCAAGCTCCAGAACTACGCCCACGAATACGGGCTGACCGCGGGGCCGTTCGCCGAAGAACAGTTGCGGCGCGACAAGCTCGTCCCTCTCGGCGCCGGCCTCATCCTCGACCGCGAACGGTGCGTCCTCTGCACCCGGTGCGTCCGATTCCTGGCCGCCATCACCGGGACTCGGGAACTGGGCCTCTTTGAACGCGGGGTTCGGGCCGAGATCGGCCTTTACGACGACCGTCCGGTGGCTTCCGTCGACGCCGGCAACCTGGTCGACCTCTGCCCGGTCGGCGCCATCACCGACGCCCGCTTCCGGTTCCGGACCCGGCCTTGGTTCCTCGAAGCGCGGCCGACGATCTGCCCTTTCTGCGCCCGCGGCTGCGCCATGGATGCGGATTTTCACCCCGGCTTCGCCCGCCGGCCCGAATCTTCGGGCATTTTCCGGTTCCGCCCTCGTGTCAACCCGGAGATCAACGGCTGGTGGCTTTGCGACCGCGGCCGCCACGAGTCGATGGGCCTGGTCAAGAACCGTCTTCACGGAGGACGGGAAGCCGCGGACTGGAAGAGGCTGATCGCAGATCTGGCCGAACGGCTTCGGGAGATGAAGACGACCGGAAAACAAAAGGAAATCGCCGTCCTTTTAAGCTCCCGGCTGACGGCGGAAGAGCTGTTCCTGGCCTCGGCGCTGTTCCGGGCCGGGTTGGGCGTCGAGCGGTTCGCCTTTCTCGACCCACGGGAGGGAGCGGCGGAGGGCTTGCTCCTCCGGCCGGATCGTTCGGCCAATGCCCGCGGTGCGGACCGTCTCGGATTCGATCGATCCGTCGACCCGGCCGCCGCGGTCACGGGCTCCTCCCTGCTGATCGCCCTGGCGGCCGACCCGGCGGGAATCGCCGCTTGGCGCGAGCCGGGCGTCGCGCTCGCCGCTATCCGGACGAAGATCTTGATCGCACCCCAGCCGACGGGGCTTGAAGAGGCCTTTGATCTTGTCCTGCCTTCGGCCGGCGTGTTCGAGAAGAGCGGAACGTTCGTCAGCGAGGGCGATCGCGTCCAGGCGTTCGAGCCCGTCCATCCGCCCTGCCCCGATGTCCGGAGCGAGAGCTGGATTCTGGCTTCCCTGGGGACGGCCTTGGATCTGGACGCCGCCGTCTTCAGCCGGCCCGACGATCCCTCCTTCGCGGCCGCGGCGATGCGGGCGGCTCATCCCGATCTCGGGGGCGGCCGATGA